In the Paramormyrops kingsleyae isolate MSU_618 chromosome 6, PKINGS_0.4, whole genome shotgun sequence genome, one interval contains:
- the lamb2 gene encoding laminin subunit beta-2 isoform X2, with translation MHRLLVTLALVLAGSMAQEPDQPHGCMHGSCYPATGDLLVGREKNLKASSTCGLRKKEPYCIVSHLQDEKKCFQCDSRRPYDAVYNTNSHRIENVITTFKPHRKTSWWQSESGKSEVHIQLDLEAEFHFTHLIMTFKTFRPAAMLIERSSDFGRTWQVYRYFAYDCASIFPGVSQGPLRHVDDVICESRYSDIEPSTEGEVIYRVLDPAIHIQDPYSSRIQNQLRITNLRVNLTKLHTLGDNLLDSRLEIKEKYYYAVYEMVVRGNCFCYGHASECAPIEGIRGDIEGMVHGRCVCKHNTNGLNCERCDDFYNDVPWRPAEGRSTNACQKCNCNQHSDKCHFDMAVYLATGNVSGGVCDNCQHNTMGRNCEMCKPFYYQDPARDIRDPAVCVPCDCDPDGSLNGGVCDGHDEPSLGMMAGQCRCKEHVRGRRCDRCKAGYFGLSVDDSQGCQPCQCDSMGSVLEGAQCDPVTGDCFCKRLVMGRTCSQCLPEHWALSHDLNGCRECDCDVGGATDNHCSMETGQCRCRSHMIGRQCNQVEPGFYFMALDHYNYEAELAKLGQGCTVVEREIQPGHTATWTGTGFARVPKGSTLEFSISNIPYSMEYDVLIRYESQMLHDWEEVHVSVVRPGPIPTSSPCGNTIPADDLLTVSLPIASRFVLLPRPVCLERGVSYTLRLEFPYFSSRSTVPNPSILIDSISLLPRYSSLEMFIAGDPASIARKQTFELHRCHDTGKAVTSSLLSDTCGKLLTSMSAIINDGALPCQCDPQGSMSSECNAHGGQCSCKPHVIGRRCDQCAPGTYGFRSAGCKPCSCSVEGSRTPFCHQHTGQCSCNPGAFGLHCDRCQHAHWGFPNCKPCRCNGHADECEERTGRCLNCRGNTAGDKCERCASGYYGKPELESGSQCRPCPCPDSPTSGRHFAASCYQDTRSHQVVCNCNQGYTGSRCDECAPGYYGNPSEPGGRCQMCHCSNNIDMTDPESCDRRTGECRKCLYNTEGPDCGMCKIRYYGDAKRRNCRKCTCNFLGTEHKQCSSPDKCVCNRGTGQCQCLPNVSGQTCDHCITNYWNMASGRGCEPCSCDPINAVSASCNEFTGQCHCRDGFGGKTCTECQENFWGNPKVQCRACDCDRRGIETPQCNHLNGHCVCQPGVSGVRCDQCARGFSGHFPDCQPCHQCFGDWDRVVQDLVARTKALTERAREIQLTGLTGAYEKSFREMEKKLAKVQGIVNTRNATAEAIASLMTLTEDLRARIGETTERLNRLESELTNLQDGNYEASSQLSALEREARELNLTSDQLSHQLDILKNSNFLGAYDSIRSSYNKSREAERLAKLATTHVPSIVTQSADTRRKTERLMAAKKDEFNRKNAANKRALQDLAAKTHTLDLKKINEKVCGVPGDVPCDESPCGGTSCRDDDGNRHCGGLNCNGAVATAGNALERAKHAEKELNKAMAEVEELFQKVAKAKMQAMEAKGKAQAALDKANNTKAKVEHSNNKLRDLIKEIRDFLTQEGADPDSIEAVATRVLELTIPASPQQIRHLASEIKDKVNSLSNVDAILEQTQDDVRKARQLLQDAKKAKNRAESVKAVAETVKHALADAHKAQAAAEAAIQRAQEDIGSTEDRIAQVNSETSAREKDLNDAMDHLGHLSRQIEALKTKHANNSLVASRAEETATMARDKANEAKQVLDGELTDKYRIAQDLVDRKAKMVQDAKKKAERLRDEAKKLLQNAQNKLQRLAELEKNYEDNQKMLEGKARQLDGLEDKMKAILNDINKQIQIYNTCQ, from the exons TCCTGGCTGGGTCCATGGCCCAGGAGCCTGACCAGCCCCACGGCTGCATGCATGGTAGCTGTTACCCAGCCACTGGAGACTTGCTGGTCGGCAGAGAAAAGAATCTGAAGGCCTCGTCCACCTGTGGCCTGCGCAAGAAGGAGCCTTACTGCATCGTCAGCCACTTGCAG GACGAGAAAAAGTGTTTTCAGTGTGACTCACGCCGGCCGTACGATGCCGTCTACAACACCAACAGCCACCGTATTGAAAACGTCATCACCACCTTCAAGCCTCACCGGAAGACATCCTGGTGGCAGTCGGAGAGCG GCAAATCTGAGGTTCACATTCAGCTGGATCTGGAGGCTGAGTTCCACTTCACACATCTCATCATGACCTTCAAG ACGTTCCGGCCAGCCGCCATGCTGATCGAGCGCTCCTCCGACTTTGGCCGCACGTGGCAGGTGTACCGCTACTTTGCCTATGACTGTGCCTCCATCTTCCCTGGGGTCTCCCAGGGGCCCCTGCGCCATGTGGATGACGTAATCTGCGAGTCCCGCTACTCTGACATCGAGCCGTCCACAGAGGGGGAG GTTATCTACAGGGTCCTGGACCCAGCCATCCACATACAGGACCCATACAGCTCCAGAATTCAGA ACCAGCTGAGGATCACCAACCTACGTGTGAACCTCACAAAGCTGCACACGTTGGGGGACAACCTGCTGGACTCGCGCCTGGAGATCAAGGAGAAGTACTACTACGCCGTGTATGAGATGGTGGTGCGCGGGAACTGCTTCTGCTACGGCCATGCTTCCGAGTGTGCCCCCATCGAGGGAATTAGGGGGGATATTGAGGGCATG GTGCATGGGAGGTGTGTCTGCAAGCACAACACTAATGGACTGAACTGTGAGAGGTGTGACGACTTCTACAACGACGTCCCCTGGAGGCCGGCTGAGGGCAGGAGCACCAATGCTTGCCAGA AATGCAACTGCAACCAGCACTCAGACAAGTGCCACTTTGACATGGCTGTGTACCTGGCCACGGGGAATGTGAGCGGCGGCGTTTGTGACAACTGCCAGCACAACACCATGGGGCGTAACTGCGAGATGTGCAAGCCCTTCTACTACCAGGACCCTGCCAGGGACATCCGGGACCCcgcagtgtgtgtcc CCTGCGACTGCGATCCCGATGGCTCCCTCAACGGAGGTGTCTGTGACGGACACGACGAGCCCAGCCTGGGCATGATGGCCGGCCAGTGTCGCTGCAAGGAGCACGTGCGGGGCCGGCGCTGCGACCGCTGCAAGGCGGGCTACTTCGGACTCAGCGTGGACGACTCCCAAGGCTGCCAGC CGTGCCAGTGCGACTCCATGGGTTCAGTGTTGGAAGGTGCCCAGTGTGACCCAGTCACTGGAGACTGCTTCTGCAAACGCCTGGTGATGGGCCGGACCTGCAGTCAGTGTCTG CCGGAACACTGGGCTCTGAGTCACGATTTGAATGGCTGTCGAGAGTGTGACTGTGACGTGGGCGGGGCAACAGACAACCA CTGCTCCATGGAGACTGGCCAATGCCGCTGTCGAAGTCACATGATTGGGCGCCAGTGTAACCAGGTGGAGCCTGGGTTTTACTTCATGGCTCTGGACCACTACAACTATGAGGCAGAACTGGCCAAACTGGGGCAG GGCTGCACTGTTGTGGAAAGGGAAATCCAGCCTGGTCACACAGCCACTTGGACCGGCACTGGTTTTGCCCGTGTTCCTAAAGGCAGCACTTTGGAGTTCTCAATCAGCAACATCCCATACTCGATGGAGTATGATGTGTTGATTCGCTATGAATCACAG ATGCTACATGACTGGGAGGAGGTTCACGTGAGTGTGGTGAGGCCAGGCCCGATTCCCACCAGCAGCCCCTGTGGCAACACCATCCCTGCAGATGacctgctgaccgtgtccctGCCCATCGCCTCCAG GTTTGTTTTACTGCCAAGGCCTGTCTGCCTGGAAAGGGGAGTGAGCTATACCCTTCGGCTGGAATTCCCGTACTTCTCTAGCCGGAGCACTGTCCCCAACCCTAGTATCCTGATTGACTCT ATCTCCCTGCTCCCTCGATACTCCTCCCTGGAGATGTTCATTGCTGGGGATCCCGCATCTATCGCCCGCAAGCAGACCTTTGAGCTCCACCGCTGCCACGACACAGGCAAGGCTGTGACGAGCTCTCTGCTCAGCGACACCTGCGGCAAGCTGCTCACCAGCATGTCCGCCATCATCAATGATGGAGCTCTGC CCTGCCAGTGTGACCCCCAGGGCTCAATGAGTTCTGAGTGTAACGCTCATGGAGGCCAGTGTAGCTGTAAGCCTCACGTGATTGGCCGGCGCTGCGACCAGTGTGCCCCGGGGACGTACGGCTTCAGGTCTGCGGGGTGTAAAC CGTGTAGTTGCAGCGTGGAGGGCTCGCGCACCCCCTTCTGCCATCAGCACACAGGCCAGTGCTCCTGCAACCCTGGGGCCTTCGGGCTGCACTGCGACAGGTGCCAGCATGCGCACTGGGGCTTCCCCAACTGCAAGCCATGCCGCTGCAATGGGCACGCCGATGAATGCGAGGAGAGGACCGGCCGCTGCTTGAACTGCAGGGGGAACACGGCGGGGGACAAGTGTGAAAG GTGCGCCAGTGGTTACTATGGCAAACCGGAGCTGGAGTCGGGGAGTCAATGCCGGCCCTGCCCCTGCCCTGACAGCCCCACCAGCGGTCGCCACTTTGCAGCATCCTGCTACCAGGACACCCGCAGTCACCAAGTGGTCTGCAACTGTAACCAGGGCTACACAG GCTCTCGCTGTGATGAATGTGCCCCTGGTTACTACGGCAATCCCTCAGAACCAGGTGGCCGCTGCCAGATGTGCCATTGCAGCAACAACATCGATATGACCGACCCGGAGTCATGCGACCGCCGCACAGGGGAGTGCAGGAAGTGCCTTTACAACACGGAGGGGCCTGACTGTGGAATGTGTAAGATTAGATACTACGGGGATGCAAAGCGACGGAACTGCCGGA aatgcacctgtAACTTCCTGGGCACCGAGCACAAACAGTGCTCCTCTCCGGACAAGTGTGTGTGCAACCGCGGGACAGGCCAGTGCCAGTGTCTGCCCAATGTTAGCGGTCAGACCTGCGACCACTGTATTACCAACTACTGGAATATGGCCAGTGGCCGTGGCTGTGAACCCTGCAGCTGTGACCCCATCAACGCTGTTTCAGCCTCCTGTAATGAG TTTACAGGCCAGTGCCACTGCCGTGACGGGTTTGGGGGAAAGACCTGCACAGAATGCCAAGAGAATTTCTGGGGCAATCCCAAGGTTCAGTGCAGAG CCTGTGACTGTGACCGGCGTGGCATCGAGACACCGCAGTGTAACCACCTGAACGGGCACTGCGTGTGTCAGCCAGGTGTGTCGGGTGTGCGCTGCGACCAGTGCGCCCGCGGCTTCTCAGGGCACTTCCCGGACTGCCAGCCCTGCCACCAGTGCTTTGGCGACTGGGACCGTGTGGTCCAGGATCTGGTGGCCCGTACCAAAGCCCTGACTGAGCGGGCCCGTGAGATCCAGCTCACTGGCCTGACTGGCGCCTATGAGAAGAGCTTTCGCGAGATGGAGAAGAAGTTGGCCAAGGTCCAGGGCATCGTTAACACTCGCAATGCCACGGCTGAGGCCATCGCCAGCCTCATGACCCTGACTGAGGACCTCAG GGCTCGAATTGGTGAGACTACAGAGAGGCTGAATCGCCTGGAGTCAGAGCTGACCAACTTGCAGGACGGCAACTATGAGGCCAGCAGCCAGCTAAGTGCCCTGGAGAGAGAGGCCAGGGAGCTCAACCTGACCTCTGACCAGCTTAGCCACCAGCTGGACATTCTGAAGAACTCCAACTTTCTGG GTGCCTATGACAGCATCCGCAGCTCCTATAACAAATCCCGAGAGGCGGAACGCCTCGCCAAGCTGGCCACGACCCACGTGCCGAGCATCGTCACCCAATCAGCGGACACGCGGCGGAAGACGGAGCGCCTGATGGCTGCCAAGAAGGACGAGTTTAACCGCAAGAATGCCGCCAACAAGCGCGCCCTGCAGGACCTGGCTGCCAAGACACACACGCTGGACCTGAAGAAGATCAATGAGAAG GTTTGTGGCGTTCCTGGTGATGTGCCATGTGATGAGAGCCCCTGTGGTGGCACCAGTTGCCGCGATGATGACGGAAACAGGCACTGCGGGGGTCTAAATTGCAACGGTGCCGTGGCAACTGCAGGCAACGCACTTGAGAGGGCTAAACATGCTGAGAAGGAGCTGAACAAGGCTATGGCTGAGGTGGAGGAGCTCTTCCAGAAA GTGGCCAAGGCCAAGATGCAGGCGATGGAGGCGAAGGGGAAGGCCCAGGCAGCCCTGGACAAGGCCAACAACACCAAGGCCAAAGTGGAGCACTCCAACAACAAGCTCCGAGACCTCATCAAGGAGATCCGTGACTTCCTCACAC AAGAGGGCGCCGATCCGGACAGTATTGAGGCTGTGGCTACCCGTGTTCTGGAGCTGACCATCCCAGCCTCCCCTCAGCAGATCCGACACTTAGCCAGCGAGATCAAGGACAAGGTCAACAGCCTGTCTAACGTGGACGCCATCTTGGAACAGACGCAGGACGATGTGCGCAAGGCCAGGCAGCTTCTGCAGGACGCCAAGAAGGCCAA GAACCGTGCCGAGAGCGTCAAAGCAGTGGCGGAAACAGTGAAACACGCTCTTGCTGATGCCCACAAGGCACAGGCTGCTGCCGAGGCGGCTATCCAACGTGCCCAGGAAGACATCGGCAGCACAGAGGACCGCATAGCGCAG GTGAATTCTGAGACCTCTGCCAGGGAGAAAGACCTGAATGATGCCATGGATCACCTGGGCCACCTCAGCCGGCAGATTGAGGCCCTGAAGACCAAGCATGCAAACAACAGCCTAGTAGCATCACGTGCTGAGGAAACGGCCACCATGGCGAGGGATAAGGCCAATGAGGCCAAGCAG GTGTTGGACGGCGAGCTAACAGACAAGTACCGGATAGCGCAGGACCTAGTGGACCGCAAGGCCAAGATGGTGCAAGATGCAAAGAAGAAGGCGGAGCGACTACGGGACGAAGCCAAAAAGCTGCTACAGAATGCACAGAACAAGCTTCAGAGGCTGGCAG AACTGGAGAAAAATTATGAGGACAATCAGAAGATGCTAGAGGGAAAAGCTAGGCAGCTTGATGGACTGGAAGACAAAATGAAGGCCATCCTCAATGACATCAACAAGCAAATTCAAATTTATAATACATGCCAGTAA
- the lamb2 gene encoding laminin subunit beta-2 isoform X1, with protein sequence MHRLLVTLALVLAGSMAQEPDQPHGCMHGSCYPATGDLLVGREKNLKASSTCGLRKKEPYCIVSHLQDEKKCFQCDSRRPYDAVYNTNSHRIENVITTFKPHRKTSWWQSESGKSEVHIQLDLEAEFHFTHLIMTFKTFRPAAMLIERSSDFGRTWQVYRYFAYDCASIFPGVSQGPLRHVDDVICESRYSDIEPSTEGEVIYRVLDPAIHIQDPYSSRIQNQLRITNLRVNLTKLHTLGDNLLDSRLEIKEKYYYAVYEMVVRGNCFCYGHASECAPIEGIRGDIEGMVHGRCVCKHNTNGLNCERCDDFYNDVPWRPAEGRSTNACQKCNCNQHSDKCHFDMAVYLATGNVSGGVCDNCQHNTMGRNCEMCKPFYYQDPARDIRDPAVCVPCDCDPDGSLNGGVCDGHDEPSLGMMAGQCRCKEHVRGRRCDRCKAGYFGLSVDDSQGCQPCQCDSMGSVLEGAQCDPVTGDCFCKRLVMGRTCSQCLPEHWALSHDLNGCRECDCDVGGATDNHCSMETGQCRCRSHMIGRQCNQVEPGFYFMALDHYNYEAELAKLGQGCTVVEREIQPGHTATWTGTGFARVPKGSTLEFSISNIPYSMEYDVLIRYESQMLHDWEEVHVSVVRPGPIPTSSPCGNTIPADDLLTVSLPIASRFVLLPRPVCLERGVSYTLRLEFPYFSSRSTVPNPSILIDSISLLPRYSSLEMFIAGDPASIARKQTFELHRCHDTGKAVTSSLLSDTCGKLLTSMSAIINDGALPCQCDPQGSMSSECNAHGGQCSCKPHVIGRRCDQCAPGTYGFRSAGCKPCSCSVEGSRTPFCHQHTGQCSCNPGAFGLHCDRCQHAHWGFPNCKPCRCNGHADECEERTGRCLNCRGNTAGDKCERCASGYYGKPELESGSQCRPCPCPDSPTSGRHFAASCYQDTRSHQVVCNCNQGYTGMVKRSKGIIQRSRCDECAPGYYGNPSEPGGRCQMCHCSNNIDMTDPESCDRRTGECRKCLYNTEGPDCGMCKIRYYGDAKRRNCRKCTCNFLGTEHKQCSSPDKCVCNRGTGQCQCLPNVSGQTCDHCITNYWNMASGRGCEPCSCDPINAVSASCNEFTGQCHCRDGFGGKTCTECQENFWGNPKVQCRACDCDRRGIETPQCNHLNGHCVCQPGVSGVRCDQCARGFSGHFPDCQPCHQCFGDWDRVVQDLVARTKALTERAREIQLTGLTGAYEKSFREMEKKLAKVQGIVNTRNATAEAIASLMTLTEDLRARIGETTERLNRLESELTNLQDGNYEASSQLSALEREARELNLTSDQLSHQLDILKNSNFLGAYDSIRSSYNKSREAERLAKLATTHVPSIVTQSADTRRKTERLMAAKKDEFNRKNAANKRALQDLAAKTHTLDLKKINEKVCGVPGDVPCDESPCGGTSCRDDDGNRHCGGLNCNGAVATAGNALERAKHAEKELNKAMAEVEELFQKVAKAKMQAMEAKGKAQAALDKANNTKAKVEHSNNKLRDLIKEIRDFLTQEGADPDSIEAVATRVLELTIPASPQQIRHLASEIKDKVNSLSNVDAILEQTQDDVRKARQLLQDAKKAKNRAESVKAVAETVKHALADAHKAQAAAEAAIQRAQEDIGSTEDRIAQVNSETSAREKDLNDAMDHLGHLSRQIEALKTKHANNSLVASRAEETATMARDKANEAKQVLDGELTDKYRIAQDLVDRKAKMVQDAKKKAERLRDEAKKLLQNAQNKLQRLAELEKNYEDNQKMLEGKARQLDGLEDKMKAILNDINKQIQIYNTCQ encoded by the exons TCCTGGCTGGGTCCATGGCCCAGGAGCCTGACCAGCCCCACGGCTGCATGCATGGTAGCTGTTACCCAGCCACTGGAGACTTGCTGGTCGGCAGAGAAAAGAATCTGAAGGCCTCGTCCACCTGTGGCCTGCGCAAGAAGGAGCCTTACTGCATCGTCAGCCACTTGCAG GACGAGAAAAAGTGTTTTCAGTGTGACTCACGCCGGCCGTACGATGCCGTCTACAACACCAACAGCCACCGTATTGAAAACGTCATCACCACCTTCAAGCCTCACCGGAAGACATCCTGGTGGCAGTCGGAGAGCG GCAAATCTGAGGTTCACATTCAGCTGGATCTGGAGGCTGAGTTCCACTTCACACATCTCATCATGACCTTCAAG ACGTTCCGGCCAGCCGCCATGCTGATCGAGCGCTCCTCCGACTTTGGCCGCACGTGGCAGGTGTACCGCTACTTTGCCTATGACTGTGCCTCCATCTTCCCTGGGGTCTCCCAGGGGCCCCTGCGCCATGTGGATGACGTAATCTGCGAGTCCCGCTACTCTGACATCGAGCCGTCCACAGAGGGGGAG GTTATCTACAGGGTCCTGGACCCAGCCATCCACATACAGGACCCATACAGCTCCAGAATTCAGA ACCAGCTGAGGATCACCAACCTACGTGTGAACCTCACAAAGCTGCACACGTTGGGGGACAACCTGCTGGACTCGCGCCTGGAGATCAAGGAGAAGTACTACTACGCCGTGTATGAGATGGTGGTGCGCGGGAACTGCTTCTGCTACGGCCATGCTTCCGAGTGTGCCCCCATCGAGGGAATTAGGGGGGATATTGAGGGCATG GTGCATGGGAGGTGTGTCTGCAAGCACAACACTAATGGACTGAACTGTGAGAGGTGTGACGACTTCTACAACGACGTCCCCTGGAGGCCGGCTGAGGGCAGGAGCACCAATGCTTGCCAGA AATGCAACTGCAACCAGCACTCAGACAAGTGCCACTTTGACATGGCTGTGTACCTGGCCACGGGGAATGTGAGCGGCGGCGTTTGTGACAACTGCCAGCACAACACCATGGGGCGTAACTGCGAGATGTGCAAGCCCTTCTACTACCAGGACCCTGCCAGGGACATCCGGGACCCcgcagtgtgtgtcc CCTGCGACTGCGATCCCGATGGCTCCCTCAACGGAGGTGTCTGTGACGGACACGACGAGCCCAGCCTGGGCATGATGGCCGGCCAGTGTCGCTGCAAGGAGCACGTGCGGGGCCGGCGCTGCGACCGCTGCAAGGCGGGCTACTTCGGACTCAGCGTGGACGACTCCCAAGGCTGCCAGC CGTGCCAGTGCGACTCCATGGGTTCAGTGTTGGAAGGTGCCCAGTGTGACCCAGTCACTGGAGACTGCTTCTGCAAACGCCTGGTGATGGGCCGGACCTGCAGTCAGTGTCTG CCGGAACACTGGGCTCTGAGTCACGATTTGAATGGCTGTCGAGAGTGTGACTGTGACGTGGGCGGGGCAACAGACAACCA CTGCTCCATGGAGACTGGCCAATGCCGCTGTCGAAGTCACATGATTGGGCGCCAGTGTAACCAGGTGGAGCCTGGGTTTTACTTCATGGCTCTGGACCACTACAACTATGAGGCAGAACTGGCCAAACTGGGGCAG GGCTGCACTGTTGTGGAAAGGGAAATCCAGCCTGGTCACACAGCCACTTGGACCGGCACTGGTTTTGCCCGTGTTCCTAAAGGCAGCACTTTGGAGTTCTCAATCAGCAACATCCCATACTCGATGGAGTATGATGTGTTGATTCGCTATGAATCACAG ATGCTACATGACTGGGAGGAGGTTCACGTGAGTGTGGTGAGGCCAGGCCCGATTCCCACCAGCAGCCCCTGTGGCAACACCATCCCTGCAGATGacctgctgaccgtgtccctGCCCATCGCCTCCAG GTTTGTTTTACTGCCAAGGCCTGTCTGCCTGGAAAGGGGAGTGAGCTATACCCTTCGGCTGGAATTCCCGTACTTCTCTAGCCGGAGCACTGTCCCCAACCCTAGTATCCTGATTGACTCT ATCTCCCTGCTCCCTCGATACTCCTCCCTGGAGATGTTCATTGCTGGGGATCCCGCATCTATCGCCCGCAAGCAGACCTTTGAGCTCCACCGCTGCCACGACACAGGCAAGGCTGTGACGAGCTCTCTGCTCAGCGACACCTGCGGCAAGCTGCTCACCAGCATGTCCGCCATCATCAATGATGGAGCTCTGC CCTGCCAGTGTGACCCCCAGGGCTCAATGAGTTCTGAGTGTAACGCTCATGGAGGCCAGTGTAGCTGTAAGCCTCACGTGATTGGCCGGCGCTGCGACCAGTGTGCCCCGGGGACGTACGGCTTCAGGTCTGCGGGGTGTAAAC CGTGTAGTTGCAGCGTGGAGGGCTCGCGCACCCCCTTCTGCCATCAGCACACAGGCCAGTGCTCCTGCAACCCTGGGGCCTTCGGGCTGCACTGCGACAGGTGCCAGCATGCGCACTGGGGCTTCCCCAACTGCAAGCCATGCCGCTGCAATGGGCACGCCGATGAATGCGAGGAGAGGACCGGCCGCTGCTTGAACTGCAGGGGGAACACGGCGGGGGACAAGTGTGAAAG GTGCGCCAGTGGTTACTATGGCAAACCGGAGCTGGAGTCGGGGAGTCAATGCCGGCCCTGCCCCTGCCCTGACAGCCCCACCAGCGGTCGCCACTTTGCAGCATCCTGCTACCAGGACACCCGCAGTCACCAAGTGGTCTGCAACTGTAACCAGGGCTACACAG GAATGGTTAAACGCTCCAAGGGGATCATCCAGC GCTCTCGCTGTGATGAATGTGCCCCTGGTTACTACGGCAATCCCTCAGAACCAGGTGGCCGCTGCCAGATGTGCCATTGCAGCAACAACATCGATATGACCGACCCGGAGTCATGCGACCGCCGCACAGGGGAGTGCAGGAAGTGCCTTTACAACACGGAGGGGCCTGACTGTGGAATGTGTAAGATTAGATACTACGGGGATGCAAAGCGACGGAACTGCCGGA aatgcacctgtAACTTCCTGGGCACCGAGCACAAACAGTGCTCCTCTCCGGACAAGTGTGTGTGCAACCGCGGGACAGGCCAGTGCCAGTGTCTGCCCAATGTTAGCGGTCAGACCTGCGACCACTGTATTACCAACTACTGGAATATGGCCAGTGGCCGTGGCTGTGAACCCTGCAGCTGTGACCCCATCAACGCTGTTTCAGCCTCCTGTAATGAG TTTACAGGCCAGTGCCACTGCCGTGACGGGTTTGGGGGAAAGACCTGCACAGAATGCCAAGAGAATTTCTGGGGCAATCCCAAGGTTCAGTGCAGAG CCTGTGACTGTGACCGGCGTGGCATCGAGACACCGCAGTGTAACCACCTGAACGGGCACTGCGTGTGTCAGCCAGGTGTGTCGGGTGTGCGCTGCGACCAGTGCGCCCGCGGCTTCTCAGGGCACTTCCCGGACTGCCAGCCCTGCCACCAGTGCTTTGGCGACTGGGACCGTGTGGTCCAGGATCTGGTGGCCCGTACCAAAGCCCTGACTGAGCGGGCCCGTGAGATCCAGCTCACTGGCCTGACTGGCGCCTATGAGAAGAGCTTTCGCGAGATGGAGAAGAAGTTGGCCAAGGTCCAGGGCATCGTTAACACTCGCAATGCCACGGCTGAGGCCATCGCCAGCCTCATGACCCTGACTGAGGACCTCAG GGCTCGAATTGGTGAGACTACAGAGAGGCTGAATCGCCTGGAGTCAGAGCTGACCAACTTGCAGGACGGCAACTATGAGGCCAGCAGCCAGCTAAGTGCCCTGGAGAGAGAGGCCAGGGAGCTCAACCTGACCTCTGACCAGCTTAGCCACCAGCTGGACATTCTGAAGAACTCCAACTTTCTGG GTGCCTATGACAGCATCCGCAGCTCCTATAACAAATCCCGAGAGGCGGAACGCCTCGCCAAGCTGGCCACGACCCACGTGCCGAGCATCGTCACCCAATCAGCGGACACGCGGCGGAAGACGGAGCGCCTGATGGCTGCCAAGAAGGACGAGTTTAACCGCAAGAATGCCGCCAACAAGCGCGCCCTGCAGGACCTGGCTGCCAAGACACACACGCTGGACCTGAAGAAGATCAATGAGAAG GTTTGTGGCGTTCCTGGTGATGTGCCATGTGATGAGAGCCCCTGTGGTGGCACCAGTTGCCGCGATGATGACGGAAACAGGCACTGCGGGGGTCTAAATTGCAACGGTGCCGTGGCAACTGCAGGCAACGCACTTGAGAGGGCTAAACATGCTGAGAAGGAGCTGAACAAGGCTATGGCTGAGGTGGAGGAGCTCTTCCAGAAA GTGGCCAAGGCCAAGATGCAGGCGATGGAGGCGAAGGGGAAGGCCCAGGCAGCCCTGGACAAGGCCAACAACACCAAGGCCAAAGTGGAGCACTCCAACAACAAGCTCCGAGACCTCATCAAGGAGATCCGTGACTTCCTCACAC AAGAGGGCGCCGATCCGGACAGTATTGAGGCTGTGGCTACCCGTGTTCTGGAGCTGACCATCCCAGCCTCCCCTCAGCAGATCCGACACTTAGCCAGCGAGATCAAGGACAAGGTCAACAGCCTGTCTAACGTGGACGCCATCTTGGAACAGACGCAGGACGATGTGCGCAAGGCCAGGCAGCTTCTGCAGGACGCCAAGAAGGCCAA GAACCGTGCCGAGAGCGTCAAAGCAGTGGCGGAAACAGTGAAACACGCTCTTGCTGATGCCCACAAGGCACAGGCTGCTGCCGAGGCGGCTATCCAACGTGCCCAGGAAGACATCGGCAGCACAGAGGACCGCATAGCGCAG GTGAATTCTGAGACCTCTGCCAGGGAGAAAGACCTGAATGATGCCATGGATCACCTGGGCCACCTCAGCCGGCAGATTGAGGCCCTGAAGACCAAGCATGCAAACAACAGCCTAGTAGCATCACGTGCTGAGGAAACGGCCACCATGGCGAGGGATAAGGCCAATGAGGCCAAGCAG GTGTTGGACGGCGAGCTAACAGACAAGTACCGGATAGCGCAGGACCTAGTGGACCGCAAGGCCAAGATGGTGCAAGATGCAAAGAAGAAGGCGGAGCGACTACGGGACGAAGCCAAAAAGCTGCTACAGAATGCACAGAACAAGCTTCAGAGGCTGGCAG AACTGGAGAAAAATTATGAGGACAATCAGAAGATGCTAGAGGGAAAAGCTAGGCAGCTTGATGGACTGGAAGACAAAATGAAGGCCATCCTCAATGACATCAACAAGCAAATTCAAATTTATAATACATGCCAGTAA